The Liolophura sinensis isolate JHLJ2023 chromosome 8, CUHK_Ljap_v2, whole genome shotgun sequence sequence CGCAAAAGCAGAAGAGTTTGTCTAGGAATGTGGCCATTGCCGACTTCACAGGTTCAGATTTTTACCTCATGTTTCAAGCTTCTGTAATTGGTTTTTAATTCCGCAATCATGGAGTGTTTTACACAGCTTTGGCCGGAGCTTAACTTTAGCCACTCACGTCCTTTTTCACACACGCATGTTGGTTTAAAATACATTCTTGAGAAAACACAATCTATGGatgaaaggaaagaaagaaagaaaggactataaaatgaaaaaaaatcatttttttctcgGTTTTACAAGATGTAAACGCGACAGAGTCTTACAGCAGTAATTAAGGTGAGAAGAGCACGAAATCTCACAGCCTTCCTGTAAGTTTGTCCTGCCGGATTGTTTGTGATAAAACATTTGGGGTAAACAAATGTGACGGCAAACTCACCGGTTCATACGACCTCCAGCGCTCCAGTCATCACATTGTCCGTGCAGATTTGCAAAGCTTTTCATCAATGGCCAGCACGTGACCTTCCAAAAGCAGACGACAAACAAACATCCGGTATAAATATGACCGAAGGTAGCAGAGCATCTGCATTCACGATATTCCATCTCTTCGAgtgtttgtcagttttcactGTTTTGCTCTCGGAGAGAGATAGGAAAAACAGATTCTAAACCGTTTTAGGACATTTCTGTGCATAAATATCCAGGAAAATGTTTCGGATAATAGTCGGAACTGTTTTACTCATGTGCTGCGATTACGCCTGGGGTCAGGAATGTGACGATGTCCATCCAGGCTTGTGGGTAAGAGACAATAATGACTGCCAGATCGCCTATCAGTGTGATTACGATGGCAAAATAAGTCAGCAGGTCAAATGTAACGCAAGTCAGATTTGGTCCAAACTTGCCAGCGCATGTGTGTGGGAATACGACCCTGAGAGAGACGACTGTAATGGACAGCCGATGCAACCTAAAGAGAGTGAGTACTGCACCCTTTCATTAAATATGATTGTCTCTGGTCCATACATAACAGTAAAACTTTGGAAAAGAACTTCATAATcgatttaaattattttaagtCCCAATTACCTCTACTCTTCTGCATTTCTCTACATTTCACCACCCCCACTTCAAGTTAGCTAGTAAAATGCCTGAAAAGCGTCCATTCTAGTTGCAAAATAGACCGTGCGTGTTTTGATCGcggtatatatgtattgtcaGGGATACTAAATTTTCGTGTGTATGACTGAGGTATCTAATATAGATTTCTGTCTGGAAATATATTACTATTATAATCTTAGGGAAATAATAAAGGAAGATTCAGTATTGTGAAAATTTAGTTGACATTCTCATTTCAGCATAAACCCCACAACTACGTTGAGAGAGGGTATATAAATTTCTCTAAGATTTCAATATATAAATTCTATGCTTGTAATAAAAGCTTTCCGTTTTTATCGTGAAACGTTATTTTTATGCCCCAAAATCATTTCTGAGGTATAAGTTTTGGCTTTAGTTTAACTCAGTACTTAGGGCTTGTATCTACTCCAGGCTTTTAAGCATTTAAAACTTAACAGACTGAATATTCTACAGAGAAGATGCCAGGGCGGAAGTAAATCACCAAATAAATCCTACCAAGATTCCAAGTAAAGATATCCAAATAAGATAATCTAGCTTTTCTAGCTCAGATCATATTATTTGTACATAGATAAAGTTCATTTGCTGACGTCTGAACACAAATGTTGTGGTAACTCTGCAGACACCGAGTTCGAATCAAGAGAGTGCCATTGAGTATGCATCACTTCACTTTACCGAAGCGTGCacataatgttatatttgtagCAAGCCCCATCAGTTACTAATCCCTCTTTCATAACTATCCTTGTTGTAGATGACGATCGTTGCGTGAAGAGGACAGGGAACAATCCAGATCCCGAGGACTGCTCTCGATTTGTGTCATGCGCAAACGGAACGCTGATCGCTATTCAGAAATGTGGAGAAGGAACACTCTTCTTCCCCAAAAATGACTCCTGTGAGTTCGCCCAAGTGGTGGCGAAATCATGTGGAAGCAGGCCTATTCCCGATCACATTGTTATCAGTAAGTACAGAACTCGTGTATATGGCTGTTTTGATACTAGCATTGACAGTAAAATGTAGCTCAAAGTTTGACTTCTAATATCTAAGATTATACACACTCACTTGTTCTAAGGCCTGCTATAATTTCATGCAATGGAGGAGAAAGCATCCTTGTTTGGTTCGACAGCTACTAGTAGTTTAAATTAGGAGGGCAATTTTATGACGAAAGACGGTGCTTTACTACGGCATTTCGTATTCCTTTACCCATAAACTTATGCATAACCcgctgttttgtatttatttatttaattatttgattgatgttagaTCGATGCATGAGGTGGTGAGAGGCTTATTGGTCATTGTACCGCGCTGACACGCTAATCACATCGGCAACTGCTCccttgtaaatgaaatattcttgaatacggcgttaaacactaatcaaattatttaaaaacaaaataaatcatagcTAATTCATAACTCTTTGTAGGAGTTTTATACGTTATTCCTTTAGTtcgaaaataaaatcttttcggCTTCAGTTAAGTTTGCTGCAAATATATCCGTTTGATTTCTGTTGGTAATCTTGGTGTTGTTCATCCCATTTTGGTACGTTTTAAATGCTAAAGATTGGATAGACAACTTTTGGAAGTTGCGAAACAGTGAGTGggtaaaatgtaaagaaaaagagaaaagtgTGTAGCACCACAAGGGTATGAGGCAAAGGATGTATCATACCGCTGTATATAAGGATAACCTCTTGGCACTTAAACCACTCTTAAATATATGTTGATTCATCAATAGACTGACATTTCCCCTTTTTAAAATCATACGACGGTAGCGCTGCACATTGATCCaactcatgttgacttcctctccggtcgcacgtggtaaggtctggcatcaacctgtggatggttgtgggtgacCCCCGGACCCGAGAAAGTTTTCTGAGCAACTCTTGCAATGACATGGAATATTCGCCAGCTTCTTACCGATTCTTTCTTACCGTAATACcttcgtattagtgaaatattcttgaaaaatatggcgtaaaactccagtcaactaaataaataatcacaccCAGGCCACCATGTATATTGGTAGCCATAGCTAGGCAAAGACAATGGCCAAAGTACAAACCTGTAGCAATAGTTTTGCGATTTCACTGAAACCTATAAGAAATGACAATTTAGGTATATATCGCATGCAAATATCTGATTTTACTTTTCAGCCGAGCCCGATCCAGAGTGCAAAGGTTTAGGTGATTCTGTCATCCCGGACCTCAGCAACTCTTGTTACTTCCACCACTGTCAGGCAGGTAAGAAGATAAAGCGGGATAGATGTCCCCATGGCACTGCCTTCAGACACGAGGGAGGCTCCGGCAAGTGCGAGTGGTCGAAAACGAGGTGCGGGCCCCG is a genomic window containing:
- the LOC135473537 gene encoding uncharacterized protein LOC135473537; this encodes MCCDYAWGQECDDVHPGLWVRDNNDCQIAYQCDYDGKISQQVKCNASQIWSKLASACVWEYDPERDDCNGQPMQPKENDDRCVKRTGNNPDPEDCSRFVSCANGTLIAIQKCGEGTLFFPKNDSCEFAQVVAKSCGSRPIPDHIVITEPDPECKGLGDSVIPDLSNSCYFHHCQAGKKIKRDRCPHGTAFRHEGGSGKCEWSKTRCGPREG